The Gammaproteobacteria bacterium genome includes a window with the following:
- the xth gene encoding exodeoxyribonuclease III, which produces MDIATWNVNSLRVRLAQVTDWLARHRPEILALQETKVTDAQFPRQAIGSAGYYAVFNGQKTYNGVALLTREPAGDVVTDIPGLDDPERRIIAATVNGIRVVNLYVVNGSEVGSEKYAYKLEWLRRVRDYLEVEGREHERLVVLGDFNIAPEDRDVHDPQAWRGRILCSPAERAALTSIRETGLVDAFRLFDQPSGSFSWWDYRSGAFRRNAGLRIDLILVSPALSRLCRGCRIDLAPRRLERPSDHAPVLAEFGENE; this is translated from the coding sequence CTGGATATCGCCACCTGGAACGTCAATTCCCTGCGCGTCCGTCTGGCCCAGGTCACCGACTGGCTCGCGCGCCACCGACCGGAAATCCTCGCCCTGCAGGAGACCAAGGTAACCGACGCACAGTTCCCGCGGCAGGCCATCGGGTCGGCGGGCTATTACGCCGTGTTCAACGGACAGAAGACCTACAACGGGGTGGCCCTGCTGACGCGTGAGCCAGCCGGGGACGTGGTGACCGACATCCCGGGGCTCGACGATCCCGAGCGCAGGATCATCGCGGCGACGGTCAACGGGATCCGGGTCGTGAATCTCTACGTGGTCAACGGGTCCGAGGTCGGCTCGGAGAAGTATGCCTACAAGCTCGAGTGGCTGCGGCGGGTACGCGACTACCTCGAGGTGGAGGGGCGTGAGCACGAGCGGCTGGTCGTCCTGGGAGATTTCAACATCGCGCCCGAGGATCGCGACGTCCACGACCCACAGGCCTGGCGTGGCCGGATCCTCTGCAGTCCCGCCGAGCGTGCCGCACTGACCTCGATACGGGAAACCGGTCTGGTCGATGCCTTTCGCCTCTTCGATCAGCCGTCCGGTTCTTTCAGCTGGTGGGACTATCGATCCGGGGCCTTTCGCCGGAATGCGGGTCTTCGGATCGACCTGATCCTGGTGTCGCCCGCGCTGTCGCGCCTTTGCCGGGGATGCCGCATCGACCTCGCTCCGCGCCGGCTCGAGCGGCCGTCGGACCATGCGCCGGTGCTGGCAGAATTCGGAGAAAATGAATGA